A stretch of DNA from Deltaproteobacteria bacterium:
AGAGTATCAATCGGGCGACCGAGCTCATCAAGGGGGATCGACCCGGAGAGGCGCTTCCGATCCTGGTTGAGGCGTTTAACAAGAAGCCGACGGAGAGGGAGTCTGCAGAGATCTCTTATCTGGTTGGCATCTGCTACCTCCGTCAAAATGCATTTCAGGAGTCGGAGGATCATTTCAAGAAGGCGATGGTTCATCCTGACTTTAAATCCCATGGCCGCTTGGGTCTCGCAAACCTGACCTACCAGAAAGGGGATCCTGTAAAGGCGCTCCAGCTATTGATTGATGTCCTGATCAATGCGGAGGATGCCGCGGTTCGTTCCAACGCCGGCATCCTGTTTCAACAGCTTTCTCCGCTCAAGTCGGTTTTGTATATTACCTCTGATCCTGAGGGGGCGCTCGTTTTTGTCAACAGTCAGGAGATGCCTCGAAAGACCCCGCTGATTCTCCATGACTTGAGTGTTGGCAGCTACCGGATTGAGGTTAAAAAGGAAGGTTTCTCACCGGCGGAACAAAAGCTGAATTTGGGGATCTCCGAGTTCAGACCGGTGGTGCTTAAGTTGGCGCCGATTCAATAAGTTCCTTATCCGCCTCCGCCAGAAAGCCCTGCTGTCTTGCGGGGATGAATGGTCCGGAGATCCGAAGCATTGGCAGAGGAGGGTCGGTGGCTACGGGGATTCCGCCAAGAAACCCCGCGGTCTTGCCGCGGGAGCTTCATAAATTCATTGTCCCCAACCTAAAAATCTGATAAAAATCAGCCAAATGGCAAAGAAAGAAGACCCCCGGAGCCTGCCGGAAGCAAAGCACCTTGAAATTAAAAATATTTTGGAAACGAATCGGAACCAGGTTATGGGATTGGCACGCCGTCATGGGGCAAAAAATATTCGTATCTTTGGCTCAGTGGCACGGGGTGAAGCACAGCTCGATAGCGATATTGATCTTCTTGTGGAAATGGAAAGTGGAAGGACACTCCTCGACTTGGTTTCTTTTTGGCAGGAGATTGAGGACCTTCTTGGCAGAAAGGTCGATGTTTTAACTGACGGTGGCATTAGCCCTTATCTAAAAGATCAAATTTACTCTGAAGCTGTTCCTCTATGAAAAAGAAAGATCCTGGAATCTATCTTTTGCACATCCGGGATGCACTTGCCAAAATTCTCGAATTTACTAGCTCCGGAAGGGGCACTTTTTTTAAGGATTCCAAAACACAAGATGCCGTGATCAGAAACTTAGAAATCATCGGAGAAGCTGCGAAAAATCTTCCAGACGATTTTCGAGAGATGCACCCTCAAGTCTCCTGGAGAGCTGTTTCTGGAATGAGAGACAAACTGATCCACGACTATTTTGGAGTGAATCTGAACATTGTATGGGAGGTTGTTGAAAAGGAAATACCTTCTTTAAGACAAAAAATTGCAGTCCTTCTGGAAGGGCTCAAATAACTCAGAGTTTTTTTATCTGCCTCGCGAGACCATTTCCGGGGCAGTCGGTCTGTTGGCTTCGGGTAGGCGTGTAACCCCTTTTTTTTGTGATCTCCCGATCCACCTCCCGATGAAGAACAACGTGGTCTCGGACAATCTTTGGGTAGTCGTGTCTCAAAGAGCCGATGAGCCATCGAAGGCTCCTTATTTGGGCCTCGGTGGCGTAATCGGTCTCTCCACTAAAGTTGCCGGCCAACGCGATACCGATCGAGCCGTAGTCAGGATCTTTTGTAATATCGTGCGAGAGATTGGCCTCCTCGGATTCGCCGGCATGACCCCCCACATATCTCAGTTCACGGCCTTGGTAGATCGTTCCATCCCCCAGGATATAAAAGTGGTAGGCAATGTCATCCCATCCACTCCCTTGGGCATATCGTTGTAAGGCGTTGGGGGGGTAATCGGCCGGGAACGCCGTGTGATGGATCACGACATGGTCTATAACCTTTGGCAGCGGTCCCTCGTATCTCTGCCTCTCTATCTCCGGTTTGGGAGGCACCGCCCCCCATGAACCCCGTGGAACAATTCTCTTGCCTTCGCCCATATATAACTCCTTATCTCTGCCCCGGTTGATTGGCTGTATAGAATATGACCTTGTTGGGAAGCGAGTCGAATTCATAATTTTCAGCAAACTTCACAACCTCTCCCGAGGGCAACTGATAATTGGCCGTGTCATAATTGCCTGTATCGAGGTTGATCGCGGAGCGAAGCCCCGGGATCTTCAAGGCGAGATAGGCCGTCTCATAGAGGGTCAGATGGCCTGGAAAATCGACCAGGCCAAAGCTCCCATCTTTAAAGGTCACGAGGAGCCTGCGGTTTGCTGTGCCGGATCTTGAGGTAGACTGATCGACCCTGTTTTCTCCCTCATGGACGAGGAGGTGGGACTGAAACGCATCGCACTTTTGATCGCGGCACCAGTTGTCAAACCGGAAGAAATCAACCGCGTTCAGATCAATTTGCAGTCGTTGATGACTGTCGGGGAGGGTGAATTGGTCCAGATTGGACAGCAAAAAGGCCCCGCTTGCCAAGGCGATCGCCAATCCGTCTACCTTATCAGACAAAAAGTAGCTCTCCGTCCTGCCGTCATTCATCGAGAGGAACGCCGGTTTACGCTCCTCAGTACTGTAGACCGCAGCGGCCCCGGCGGCATAACGCCCCCCATATTTTTTCCTCAGAGAATCTTTCCCAGTCGTTTCGTCAATAGTGACCTCGAGATCGAGCCGTGCCCCTTCAGCAGGCCGGCCCCGGATGATCGTCCCGACTGCTTCTCCATCTCGTCTCAAGCGTTCGAGGTAAAAACCTTGCTTGAGTGGCCTGACCGTTTGATAGTCATAGCCCCTTCCATCAAATTCCTCTTTATTAAAGTTCGTGTTGTTTAGCTTATCGATCCCCCTTCTGATGATATAGGCAATCTCTCCCTTTTTAAGGTGATCCCACGCCTTTTCGTACCAGGGCGTCTCAAAAGGGACCTCTACGCCTAGTTCATTAAGCGCCTTGACGAACCCCTCCCCCTCTTCGTCTGAAAACAGTCGATCGAGATCCTCCTGATGGGCGACGAGCCACTCCGCGACCTTCGTCCCGTGAAAGCGGGCGATTGTTTGATACAGCTTTACTGCATCCCAAGAGTAGTGGGTAGGATATGCGAGGCTTGTCGCCGTGCGGATCCTTCCGGCGATGTTTTGTCGGGTGATCGGTTCCTCGATGGAGAAGAGGCCGATCTGGAAGAGGGTACGATCCCCGAGATTTTCGCGCAGCTGGTTTAGACCGATCCGTGCCTGCTCCATGAGATCAAAATCCGGCAGGGCGGTCGCCGGATAACGTAGCCTGAAATGGCCAAGCAGTTTTTCGGGATCAAAGAGTTCGGCAACGATTCTATCCCTGATCTGGTAAGGGAAAGAGAAATATGAGACGGAATTCGAGACATCGTCTATTAATTTGGTAAGCTCGCCTAACGGCCTCTCCTTTCCTGACAGGGGGGGCAGGTGGAACAGCTCAGCAATCGTGTTCGGTGGAAACGACCTTATCCTTGCAATGAGGGCGTTGCCGAAGTGAGTTGAGAATTGATGCTGCGGTGAGTCACTTCTGATCCTACTGAACATGATGGAGTATTCCTCCAACAGTTTCCTGGGATCTTTTTCACGGTCAATGCCGCTCGCGATCTCGCTTGCGGTCTCCTTCAAGAATCGATCGGAAAAACGGCTACCCCATAAGAGGTCGGGTATCCACCGATTGTCTGGATTCTCCCTCCAGAGCTTGGCAATCCTCTTTGGGGTGATGACCTTTTCAAGGGATCTTTGTAGTAACTCCTTTGCCTCCGGTGCGAGATTCTCGGCCCTCAAATAGGTCTCCGTTACAAGTTGAAGGTCATCAACGGTCCGTACCGTCCGGGGGGCCCTCTTTTGAGAGAGTCGTTCCTCCGAGAGGTATCCTTTTCGTAGTTCATGGGCAAGTGATCGGGTCTTAAGAATCTCCTCCTGATGCCCCGGAGGAAAACCGAATGTCCTGATTTCAGCCTCCCAGCTCGCTATGATATCGTCCAACGATTCAGAGAGACGGACGACCTCATCCAGGTAGTCTGCGAGATCCCCTGTTCGTTGCAGCGTTCGCTCCAGATATTGTTTCCGTGTCTCCCCTGTTTTGAGATCCTGGGGTTTAAGCCGAATCCGGTCCTTTATCTCCTCAATAGAACGGACAAAGATGGATAACATCTCCTGTGGAGGGGGGGGCGTAGGATTTTTCCTAAAGACGGTCGGGCACTGAAATCGTGATGGGACGCGTACCTGTTGAACCAACCGCATCCTGTTCTCCGGGGTTTGGGCAGAGAAGATGTAATCGATAATCGGGAGCCTTAAGTGGAGTTGGGTGTCGAGTCTCTTAAAGAATCGGGCCGCCTCCTCGTCGGTCTGCCCCTCTTTCTTGAACTCCTCATAGAGATAAAGAAACGCCTCGGGGTCGGTTCGATAGAGTTCCGGGAACAGCTCTACAATGAACTCGTCAACGGCCTCGATCCCAAAGGTGTTATTGTTATTGTCTTCAAGGTCAATAAAAGTCCAGACGAGCTCGTCACGAAAGAAGGCATGCTGCCTCGCAATCGAAACCATTTGTGAAAAATCAAACAAGAGGCGCCGGATCTCGCAAGCGTCACGCCTTTCAAACGCTCTGCTGACACGATCGAGCAGCTCATTGGAATTTACTTCGTCGTCATTATACCTTCTGCCATAATCCTCGATCTTGCCCAACCTTTCAGAGGCATTGAAATAGAGCGGGATGACCCTGTCTACATTATTTTTGCTCATAATTTGAGTCCCTGTCTTGTTATCGGACCTAGGCCCGCTTGAGTTTTCTATTAAATTCATTGTCCCCCACCTAAAAATCTGATAAAAATCAGCCAAATGGCAAAGAAGGAAGAGCCGATTCACCTCCCTGAGGCAAAATATCCTGAGATTACAAGGCTTTTGGAGACGGAGGATTTTGAGAAGGTCAATAAAGATTTTGCGAAGACCTATGGGGAGTTAGAAAAGCTAAGCAAATCCAAAGGGATGAAAAAGGCGGCCGATGCCGTTAAGGGGATGAAGGCGATTGAGAAGGCGATCGATCTCTTAAAGAACCTCCTCAAGAGGAAATATGAGATGCAGGAGCCAAAGAAGAAGGGGGTTGCCTCAAAACCATGAGGAACGTTCTCCCCATAGAAATGTTGAGGTGGGAAGCAACTCACCAGGGAAGCGGTCCCGATAATCATAGCGTGAGGGGAATAGGCCCCTTTCGGAGGCAAATATGATTACGGCAATCGATCCGGTAATGCTCAAGAAGAGCGGGACGACAGTCAAGACGAGTTCCGGCTCACAAGATTTTTCACGTTTCATGGGGGCGATGGCCCCGGCCGGTTACGAGGCGACGATGCAGACGACGAATGATCCGAATCAGGCCGCCGTGAGTCATGCCGCGATGACAGGACTCTCAGGTGCGACCGCCTCCTATCATGCCCCGTATTATGGAACGGCCCCTGTAAGTACCGCTTCAACAGGGGGGGGATATCCTCCGATGATGGGGACACAAACAATTCCTCCGCTTGATCCTGGAGCAGCCTCAGCGGGTGGCGGCATGATCCCGCCAGGCGGCGTTGGAAGTGCGGCCTCCGGGGCGATTGCAAACCCGAGTCAGGACTTTCAGGAGAAGAGCCAACTCTTAAATCAGATGTATGATTCTTCGCTCAATATGTTATTTTTACAGGCGCAGGTTCAGGATCAGAATAGAGAGTTTACGCTTGCCTCAAATATGTTGCAGAGCCGGGATCGGACACTCCACAACATGATTCAGAACATGAGAGGCATGTAATAGGCGGAATGTTAAAGAAGACTTTTGGGGGAGGGGGTTTTGGTTCCAATAGATCGCCAAGGATTGGTCCTTCTGATGGAGGCCGGATATGTCTATCTGGGCCTTACCCTGTTTGATGAGGCTCGCGAGGTGTTCGAAGGGATTACCGTTCTTGCCCCCAACAATGAAATCCCTCATGTTGCGATCGGGACCTCCTTCTTTGCACAGATGAAATACGACAAGGCGGTGCAGTCGTATCGGAAGGCGCTCAAGATCAAACAGGATAGCGCCTATGCAAGGGCGTTTCTCGGAGAGGCGCTCTTCTTTCTGGGGAAGAGGGAAGAGGCACTTTCTGAACTCGAAAAGGCGCTCCTTTTGGATCCCCAAGGGACCTCGGGTGCCTTTGCCAAGTCTCTGAAGGATGCAATCAAGAACGGGTTTGTGCCTCCACCCCATGCGGGCAAGCACTAAAAGAGCTGTTTTTGAGGATAGAGAGGTTGTAGAATAATAATCATGGAGCGTTGTCTCAAGATTTTTATCCCCCTTATTTTCCTTGCCGTTCTCGGCTGTCAGAAGATTGACCTGCACCATGGCCTCACGGAGATTGAGGTGGATGAGATCATGAATCTCCTCCACCAAAACGGGATTGATGCGGTCAAGGAGAAGGAGGTTTCAGGTCAGGAGATCTCGTGGAAGGTCTCGGTCAAGGCGGGGCAGATTCACGAGGCGAGACGTTTTTTGGTTGCCAACAATCTTCCCCGTCGTAAGGAGCTCGGGCTCTCCGGGGTCTACAAGGAGAAAGGTCTTATTCCGACTCCCGATGAACAGAAGGCACGCTTTCTGCTTGCCTTAAAGGGGGAGATCATCAACTCGCTCGAAAAGATCCCCGGAGTCGTCGATGTCGATGTCGTCCTCAATGTACCGTCTGAGGATGAGTTCTCCGAATTGAATGGACAGCAGAACAGACCAACCGCCTCTGTCATTGTCCGGATCCGTTCCGAGAGTGATTCCAGTGATATGACAGAGGGGAAAATCCAGCGATTTGTGGCGAATGCGGTTCCATCGCTCAATCCCAATGATGTGACCGTCATTATCTCAAGGGGGGGAGGGCCCAGGACGACCTCCGGCACCCTTTTTCCATCGACCGGTGGTTCCTCTCTTCCAACAACCGATTCGCAGGCCTCCACCCGGCGTGCGGAAAAGAGCGGCCCTCATGTGGAACTCCTGGGAATCAAGATTCAGGAAGGGTCTGTCGGCAGGATGAGGATTATTTTTATATTTTTGCTCCTGGTCCTGGTCGTCTTGTCGGCAGCCCTTCTCGTCAGTATTGTCCGTTTCAATAAAATGAAGCTGAGGGTTCAGAAGGGAATGCCTGTGGAGGCGGTCCCTATGGGAGCGGGGCAGCAATTTTTGGGGGGTGGGGAGGCAGCAGGAGGGGGGGCAGAAGGGACATTTGATATAGGAAGAAAGGGTTAAGGAGGGGCAACTTGAGGGGGTGTTTGCCACGATACTTAGGGTGAAGGGTTAGTTTTATGAATCAGATTCGTATAGATGCCAATCGGGTTAAATTTGAGGCGCGAAACAACCCTCCACCGGAGGTTGCAGAAAAAGGCTCTAAATTCTGGAGGTTTATGCGTGGATTCAGCGCCTTGGCAGCCCCGGTTGGATTTGCCTCGTCCGCATTTTTTCCCCCAGCAGCGCTCATTGGGGCCTCAGCCTACGGTCTGGGTCAGTTTGGCAGTTATAAAGATTCAACCAAAAAGGCGGAACATGAGGTGCCTTATGCCCCTTACTATCCCGGCCTGAACACCCCTGCCGGTGGGCCGGTCTCGGCCCCGATGCCACTTGCGATTGATCCGGTGCAGGATCCAATCAATATTATCGTAAACCGGCAAGAGGTCGCCAACGATATGATCGGGAGGATCAGATGATACGACGAACAGGTGATACAACCCCGCCTCTGACGGTTGTTGGAGGGAACCAGACGGCTCCTGGTGCAGGGAGCGGCGGTCCACCTCCTGCGACCAATGATGAAAGCCGGGTTGTCATTGATTCAAGCAGACCGGATATCAGCTTGGGACAGGTGGTTGGTGGGTTGCAGATTCAGGGTCAGGCACTGGAGAGAACACTTTATTATGTTCGGCAGATGATACCGTCTGAGACGATGAGAGACAGTTTCTGGGATATGCTTTTGAACGATCCGGGGATTGCGGGTAGTGACGTAAAGCACCGTGTTGCTCGTGACCTGGCAATGGCGGATCATGAAAAAAAGGGGAATCCAACAGGTTAGCTGACTGCGGTCTCCCACCCTTCAAGGTGGCGACTCAAAACCGCAAGATTTCCCTCCTTGAAACAGATCTGAAACAAGGCCAATTTAACCATTTGAAAATAAAGTAGTTATTGTCTAGCCTCTTTGGCTCTATTGGCACGAGAACTGCACACTAACGGGGGAGGGGAGGATTACTATGGTCCTGAAGCTGCTCAGCAAAAAGCCAAAGTTGTTTGAATCAAAGCTTGAATCAAAAAAGGAAGAGAAGGGATCGGCTGGGGCAGGCCACCTCTCCCCAAAAGAACAGAAAGATATCCAGAAGAGAAACAGCCTCGTGGAGCAGTACCTCCCTTATGCCACCTCCATCGCCGGGAAGGTGATGCAGACGCTCTCTTCGGTTGTCGATTTTGATGATGTCATGTGCAACGCCCGCCTTGGTTTGATTGAAGCGGCCAAAAAATTTGATCCGACCATGAACGTCGATTTCAAGACATTCTCTTATTATCGAATCAAGGGGGCGATCTACGACGGCCTTCGCAAGACCGGTTGGATCCCCCGTTCCCTCTACGCCAAGATCAAGTTTGAACAGGCGAGTAATGAATATCTGCAATACATGGCTGAAAAGCAGGGGGCGGCGGCCAAGGTTGCGGAACAGGAGATGGGGGAGCTTTATGATACCGTGAATTCACTCGCCTCGATCTACGTTATCTCCCTCGATGCGGCCGAAGACGGACAGGAGATTGAGGATACCAAGAACAAGGATATCGAGCAGTCAGCGGAATTTCAACAGGTCAAACGACAGATGAAAGAGGCGATCGAGTCGCTCCCGGACAAGGAAAGAAAACTGATCAAGATGTATTATTTTCAGAACAGGACGCTGGAGGAGGCGGGGCGCGTATTGAATCTCTCGAAATCCTGGACCTCACGCCTTCACGCGCGTGCGCTCGAAATTTTATTCAAGAAGATACAGACCAAGATGAGGACAGGCGTTTTTGAGATGGGGGAGGAACAGCCCAAGAGAGGGGAGGGATAACCGTATGGATCCCGTTATTGCGAAGACATTGACCGAAACAGTCCGGCCCTCCGGTGAGGGAGCGGCTCCCATCAAGCCCCAAACGGGCCTTGATTTTGACAAACTGCTTCAGGAGCAGATGGGACAGTCGGAGAATACGCAGAAGATGATTGAAGGGATGTTTGGGACTCAAAGTGAGGGAGGCTCCTCGCTGAAGGTTATGTCGGGAGAGGGCGTGACGGTTGATCCCGACAAGGTGGCGGGTGCCAAGAGAAGTGATCTTCTGCATGTCTTGAACGACGTCAATCGAAGTGCCCTGCAGATGGACCAGATGATTGAAATGGTGACATCGGGCCAGAAATTCAACCCCCAGGAGTTGTTGGCGATCCAGGCGGGAGTTTATCAGATCGTTCAGGAAGTTGATTTGACCGGGCAGATTGTGTCGAGTGCGGATCGGGCCCGCAACTCGTTATTGAACATACAGATTTAAGGAGAAGGAGAATCTCAGAGTGAAAGACCAGATGAGACAGGAGATGTTGGCGGGAATGGCGTCGGTTCTATCCGGTGCAGACGGGGAGAAGCTTTTCCGCTTTGCGGCCCCGAAAGAGGAAGAACCATTAAGGCGTCTGTTTCAACGGTATCTCCGGAATCCGGTTGATCGCGAGGCGCTTCGCCTCAAGCTTGAAAACTGGGAGCGCTTTGGGAAGCGAATGGCGCTCGAGGAGATCCATCCCGGATG
This window harbors:
- a CDS encoding nucleotidyltransferase family protein, giving the protein MAKKEDPRSLPEAKHLEIKNILETNRNQVMGLARRHGAKNIRIFGSVARGEAQLDSDIDLLVEMESGRTLLDLVSFWQEIEDLLGRKVDVLTDGGISPYLKDQIYSEAVPL
- a CDS encoding DUF86 domain-containing protein → MKKKDPGIYLLHIRDALAKILEFTSSGRGTFFKDSKTQDAVIRNLEIIGEAAKNLPDDFREMHPQVSWRAVSGMRDKLIHDYFGVNLNIVWEVVEKEIPSLRQKIAVLLEGLK
- a CDS encoding N-acetylmuramoyl-L-alanine amidase, giving the protein MGEGKRIVPRGSWGAVPPKPEIERQRYEGPLPKVIDHVVIHHTAFPADYPPNALQRYAQGSGWDDIAYHFYILGDGTIYQGRELRYVGGHAGESEEANLSHDITKDPDYGSIGIALAGNFSGETDYATEAQIRSLRWLIGSLRHDYPKIVRDHVVLHREVDREITKKRGYTPTRSQQTDCPGNGLARQIKKL
- a CDS encoding tetratricopeptide repeat protein, which gives rise to MVPIDRQGLVLLMEAGYVYLGLTLFDEAREVFEGITVLAPNNEIPHVAIGTSFFAQMKYDKAVQSYRKALKIKQDSAYARAFLGEALFFLGKREEALSELEKALLLDPQGTSGAFAKSLKDAIKNGFVPPPHAGKH
- a CDS encoding sigma-70 family RNA polymerase sigma factor gives rise to the protein MVLKLLSKKPKLFESKLESKKEEKGSAGAGHLSPKEQKDIQKRNSLVEQYLPYATSIAGKVMQTLSSVVDFDDVMCNARLGLIEAAKKFDPTMNVDFKTFSYYRIKGAIYDGLRKTGWIPRSLYAKIKFEQASNEYLQYMAEKQGAAAKVAEQEMGELYDTVNSLASIYVISLDAAEDGQEIEDTKNKDIEQSAEFQQVKRQMKEAIESLPDKERKLIKMYYFQNRTLEEAGRVLNLSKSWTSRLHARALEILFKKIQTKMRTGVFEMGEEQPKRGEG